The window CGTGATGGCCAGCCTGATGCTGGGATCCAAATCCATTCCTTTTCATACCGTTTGGCTCAGCCTGCAGGGCCAGTTTAGCGGTGCAGACAGCACAATTATTCTCAACGCCCGCCTGCCCCGCACGCTGGCGGGCATTCTGGCCGGCGTGGCGCTGGGCGGCGCCGGCGCGCTGATCCAGGCGCTGACGCGCAACCCGCTGGCCGATCCCGGCGTGCTCGGCATCAACGCCGGCGCCAGCTTCGCCGTGGTGCTGGGCATTATGTTTTTCGGCGCCGCTTCTACCGAAGGCTATATGGGCTGGGCCTTTGCCGGCGCCGCCATCACCACCCTGCTGGTGTACCTGATCGGCACGCTGGCGGGCGGGCGCATCAATCCGGTGCGGCTGACGCTGGCCGGCGTGGCGATAGGCGCGGTGTTGAACGGCGTCACCACCGGGCTGTCGCTGCTCGATCCGCAGACCTTCGACCAACTGCGTTTCTGGCAGGCCGGCACGCTGGATATCCGCACTCTGGCCAGCCTGGCGGTCACCGCGCCCGCCATCCTGATCGGCGCCCTGCTGACGCTGGCCATCGCCCGGCCGCTGAACACCATCGGCATGGGGGAAGATCTGGCCATCGCGCTCGGCGCGCGCGTGGCGCTGACTCAAATCATCGCGGTTATCGCCATTACGCTGCTGTGCGGCGCGGCGACCGCCACCGTCGGCCCGATCGCCTTTGTCGGCCTGATGGTGCCGCACATCGCCCGCTGGTGGGTTGGCCCCGATCAGCGTTGGATATTGCCTTACTCAATGCTGATGGCCCCGGTGCTGCTGCTGTGCGCCGACATCATCGGCCGTTTGTTGGTGCCCGGCGAGCTGCGGGTCTCCATCGTCACCGCCTTTATCGGCGCGCCGGTCTTGATCTGGCTGGTGCGCCGCAAGAAAACCCTGGGGGGCCTGTGATGTCGATGCCTCGCACCCTGCTTATCGGCCGCGCGGACGGCATCGTCAACTGGCGCATGCCGATGCGCGTGCTGCTGGTCAATCTCTCGCTGCTGGCGCTGTGCCTGCTATTGGCGGTGGCGGCGCTGTGCTACGGCACGCTTCCGCTGTCGCTGGAGCAGGTGTTTTCCGCGCTGAACGGCCAGGCGCCAAAGAATCTGGTGACCGTGGTCACCCAGTGGCGCCTGCCGCGCATTACCATGGCGCTGCTGCTGGGCGGCGCGCTCGGCATGAGCGGCGCGATTTTCCAGTCTATTATCCGCAACCCGCTGGGCAGCCCGGACGTCATCGGCTTTAACATGGGCGCCTATACCGGCGCGCTGATCGCCATCACGCTGTTCAGCGGCGGCTATTACTCCATCGCCGGCGGCGCGCTGGCCGGCGGCATCGTCTCTGCGCTGGTGATCTACCTGCTCGCCTGGCGGCAGGGCGTGGCCGGCTTCCGGTTGATTATTGTCGGCATCGCCATCAGCGCGGTGCTGGTCTCCACCAACACCTGGCTGATCATCACCGCCTCTCTGGAGCGCGCCATGGACGCCGCCATGTGGCAGGCCGGTTCATTGAACGGCATGACCTGGCAGAAATCGCAGCCGGCGCTGGTGTTTATCTCGCTGGCCGCCGCCGCCGCGCTGTTGATGGGCAAACGCCTGCGGTTGCTGGAGATGGGCGACGACGCCGCGCGCGCGCTGGGGGTGAATGCGGAAGGTAGCCGGCTGTGGCTGATGCTGTTCGGCGTGACCCTGACCGCCGCCGTTACCGCCACCGCCGGGCCGATTTCTTTTATCGCGCTGGCCGCCCCGCAGATCGCCCGCCGTCTGACCGGTCAATCCTCGGTTACCCTGACGTCGTCGGCCCTGATGGGCGCCACCTTGCTGCTGGGGGCCGACGTTGCCTCCCAGCATCTGTTCGCGCCGACCCAGCTGCCGGTGGGCGTCGTGACCGTCAGCATCGGCGGCCTGTATCTGATCTGGCTGTTAATCCGTGAGTCCCGCAGATAATGAAGAGTAAGAATGCCATGAGCCACCGCCTGCACGCCTCGCACCTGACGCTGGGCTATGATAACAAAATCATCGCCAACGACCTGAGCGTAGCCATCCCCGACGGCGCCTTCACGGTGATTGTCGGGCCGAACGCCTGCGGCAAATCCACGCTGCTGCGCGCGCTGTCCCGCCTGCTGAAACCCAGCGCCGGCGAGGTGTTTCTCGATGGCAAAAACATCAGCAGCTTCGCCACCAAGGCGCTGGCGCGCGAGCTGGGCCTGCTGCCGCAAACCTCGATCGCGCCGGACAGCATCACGGTGGCGGATCTGGTGTCGCGCGGGCGTTACCCACACCAAAGCCTGCTGAAGCAGTGGACCCATGCCGACCGCCAGGCGGTAGAGGAAGCCATGGCGGCCACCAACGTCAGCCAGTTGGCGGACCGCAGCGTCGACGAACTGTCCGGTGGCCAGCGCCAGCGCGTGTGGGTGGCGATGGTGCTGGCGCAGCAAACCTCGCTGCTGTTGCTGGATGAGCCGACCACCTATCTGGACATCGCCCATCAGATTGAGCTGTTGGATCTGTTCCGCCAGCTGAACCAGGAACGCGGCCAAACCATGATCGCCGTACTGCACGATCTGAACCACGCCTGCCGCTATGCCGACCACATCATCGCCATGCGCGCCGGCAAGATAGTGGCGCAGGGCA is drawn from Serratia entomophila and contains these coding sequences:
- the fepD gene encoding Fe(3+)-siderophore ABC transporter permease, which translates into the protein MSLPTPTTRAPTSTSRTAYAGGLKRVSGLGLCLALLLLCVMASLMLGSKSIPFHTVWLSLQGQFSGADSTIILNARLPRTLAGILAGVALGGAGALIQALTRNPLADPGVLGINAGASFAVVLGIMFFGAASTEGYMGWAFAGAAITTLLVYLIGTLAGGRINPVRLTLAGVAIGAVLNGVTTGLSLLDPQTFDQLRFWQAGTLDIRTLASLAVTAPAILIGALLTLAIARPLNTIGMGEDLAIALGARVALTQIIAVIAITLLCGAATATVGPIAFVGLMVPHIARWWVGPDQRWILPYSMLMAPVLLLCADIIGRLLVPGELRVSIVTAFIGAPVLIWLVRRKKTLGGL
- the fepG gene encoding iron-enterobactin ABC transporter permease, which produces MSMPRTLLIGRADGIVNWRMPMRVLLVNLSLLALCLLLAVAALCYGTLPLSLEQVFSALNGQAPKNLVTVVTQWRLPRITMALLLGGALGMSGAIFQSIIRNPLGSPDVIGFNMGAYTGALIAITLFSGGYYSIAGGALAGGIVSALVIYLLAWRQGVAGFRLIIVGIAISAVLVSTNTWLIITASLERAMDAAMWQAGSLNGMTWQKSQPALVFISLAAAAALLMGKRLRLLEMGDDAARALGVNAEGSRLWLMLFGVTLTAAVTATAGPISFIALAAPQIARRLTGQSSVTLTSSALMGATLLLGADVASQHLFAPTQLPVGVVTVSIGGLYLIWLLIRESRR
- a CDS encoding ABC transporter ATP-binding protein, encoding MSHRLHASHLTLGYDNKIIANDLSVAIPDGAFTVIVGPNACGKSTLLRALSRLLKPSAGEVFLDGKNISSFATKALARELGLLPQTSIAPDSITVADLVSRGRYPHQSLLKQWTHADRQAVEEAMAATNVSQLADRSVDELSGGQRQRVWVAMVLAQQTSLLLLDEPTTYLDIAHQIELLDLFRQLNQERGQTMIAVLHDLNHACRYADHIIAMRAGKIVAQGKPAEIITAELVEQVFGMPCMIIDDPLSHTPLVIPRGRFHCGSAR